One segment of Magnetococcus sp. PR-3 DNA contains the following:
- a CDS encoding M1 family metallopeptidase encodes MSLRYSLILLFCLLVNVMPVTSQAATDMPIIHHELVVTLYPNRHHMEVRDAIRLPEAWQDKKLQFLLSDKLRLSALGGRTMTGVDRVVDATQQSGFHTYQLNPHVPDPSEDEPAPIPQLVLKYSGSIQNPMVQRASGYRGGSATSAGGIGPDGIFLGGGTGWVPYFEGTLNRFNLTVIMPEGWRSLSQGKPLSRMKERGRIIEVWDAPAPTEAIYLHAGRWTRYKKKVTTRHSKKELLLAVLLRQPDEKLAQSYIKDTLDYINLYEDLIGPYSYDKFVLAENFWETGYGMPSFTMLGPRVIRLPFIRTSSYPHEILHNWWGNGVFVDYEQGNWSEGLTAYLADYLLQEHNEQGLLYRHTTLSKYAGFVRTENDFPLTHFTSRHDGASQAIGYGKGLMFFHMLRRTVGDKYFVQGLRHFYKNNRYKAASYADLRRSFEQVAGIDLMPFFTQWTQRSGAPDLQLEKASIQRDGQGWRLAFSLQQMQDSAYQFTIPVQVILEGEQKPRDISVPMQGLTHQVARYFPKRPVRLDIDPSFDLFRKLHPGEIPPTLSALFGHPEILAVLPTKGEKAELQALRQLVHAWGLSSINDDQIKNLPTNRGLWVLGQQNRFRDQALSPLSAQGVRYQQGQLHLAGKNYDLNTHSVVTITRKADHPIAWLSPRPDQIKALIRKLPHYGAYGYLVFDPLRSQNLKRGKWPQMQFPLSVQFDQQGTAKPANTAPQRKKEVGLAAP; translated from the coding sequence ATGTCACTGCGCTATTCACTGATACTGCTGTTCTGTCTACTCGTGAATGTTATGCCTGTCACATCCCAGGCAGCAACAGATATGCCGATTATCCACCATGAACTGGTGGTCACGCTCTACCCGAACCGCCACCACATGGAGGTTCGGGATGCCATCCGCCTACCCGAAGCTTGGCAAGATAAAAAGCTACAGTTTTTGCTCTCTGATAAGCTGCGACTCTCTGCCTTGGGGGGGCGTACCATGACGGGTGTGGATCGTGTGGTTGATGCAACCCAGCAGAGTGGGTTTCACACCTATCAACTCAACCCCCACGTGCCTGATCCAAGTGAAGATGAGCCCGCCCCCATTCCCCAACTGGTTTTAAAATATAGTGGTTCAATCCAAAACCCCATGGTACAACGCGCCTCGGGCTATCGTGGTGGGTCTGCCACATCAGCCGGTGGCATTGGTCCAGATGGTATTTTTCTGGGTGGTGGTACAGGCTGGGTCCCTTACTTTGAAGGCACCTTAAACCGCTTTAACCTAACGGTTATTATGCCTGAAGGGTGGCGAAGCTTAAGCCAAGGTAAACCGCTAAGCCGTATGAAGGAACGGGGTCGCATCATTGAAGTATGGGATGCCCCAGCCCCGACAGAGGCCATATATCTGCATGCAGGGCGCTGGACACGGTACAAAAAAAAGGTCACGACCCGTCACAGTAAAAAAGAGCTTCTTCTTGCCGTACTACTACGCCAACCCGATGAAAAGCTGGCACAAAGCTATATTAAAGACACCTTAGACTACATCAACCTGTATGAAGACCTTATTGGTCCATACAGCTATGATAAATTTGTCCTGGCCGAAAATTTTTGGGAAACCGGTTATGGCATGCCTTCTTTTACCATGCTGGGCCCCAGGGTTATCCGTCTTCCTTTTATTCGGACATCCAGTTACCCCCATGAAATTTTACACAACTGGTGGGGCAACGGTGTTTTTGTCGACTATGAACAAGGGAACTGGAGTGAAGGCTTAACGGCCTATTTGGCGGACTACCTGCTACAGGAACATAATGAGCAAGGCTTACTCTACCGCCATACAACCCTCAGTAAATATGCTGGTTTTGTCCGAACTGAAAATGATTTTCCCCTTACCCATTTTACCAGCCGTCATGATGGTGCAAGCCAAGCCATTGGCTATGGAAAAGGTTTAATGTTTTTCCATATGTTACGCAGAACAGTGGGGGATAAATACTTTGTGCAGGGGTTAAGGCATTTTTACAAGAACAACCGATATAAAGCGGCTTCTTATGCAGACTTGCGCCGTAGCTTTGAACAGGTTGCGGGCATTGATCTTATGCCCTTTTTCACCCAGTGGACACAGCGCTCTGGCGCCCCTGATCTGCAGTTGGAGAAAGCATCCATCCAACGGGATGGACAAGGCTGGCGACTGGCCTTTTCTCTTCAACAAATGCAGGACAGCGCCTACCAGTTCACCATACCGGTTCAAGTCATTCTTGAAGGAGAACAGAAGCCTCGAGATATCTCTGTTCCTATGCAGGGGCTCACCCACCAGGTTGCCCGCTACTTCCCTAAACGCCCTGTACGTCTTGATATCGACCCCAGTTTTGACCTATTCCGCAAGCTGCACCCTGGAGAGATACCACCCACACTAAGTGCACTGTTTGGCCATCCTGAGATCCTGGCGGTTTTACCCACTAAAGGGGAAAAAGCAGAACTGCAAGCTTTACGTCAACTGGTTCATGCTTGGGGATTAAGTAGCATCAATGATGATCAGATAAAAAACCTGCCAACCAACCGTGGATTATGGGTTCTTGGTCAGCAAAATCGCTTTAGAGATCAAGCGTTGTCCCCTTTATCCGCACAAGGGGTCCGTTATCAACAGGGCCAATTACACTTGGCCGGTAAAAACTATGATCTGAATACGCACAGCGTGGTAACCATTACCCGCAAGGCAGACCACCCCATTGCTTGGCTAAGCCCCCGCCCGGATCAGATCAAGGCACTCATCCGTAAGCTACCCCACTATGGTGCCTATGGATATTTGGTCTTTGACCCACTGCGCAGTCAAAACCTGAAACGGGGAAAGTGGCCTCAGATGCAATTTCCACTCTCTGTTCAATTTGACCAACAAGGCACGGCAAAACCTGCCAACACAGCCCCACAGCGGAAAAAAGAGGTTGGCCTAGCCGCCCCCTAA
- a CDS encoding GGDEF domain-containing protein, translating into MTKTKYHGENYSNLHMFQGVGYESVAYVLEECAVFTLKHDEILISPDHPNDALYILIEGQVRIHLGDIHTEPLLILDAGTCVGELSIIDQGRASAYVLAEGDAKVLTIDEDRVWSLIHSSHGVACNLLNILSKRMRHNNRVIIEGAQRQRKLETYAKVDPLTGIYNRRWFDESMNRQMRRVVHSHKPLSLIMLDVDHFKKYNDTHGHQGGDVALVMLAQAISHHLRPGDIAARYGGEEFGVVLPDTDNASARMIAERLRTAVADMSIMDEDGKALSTITISLGTAQTGGEIDTVTELVAAADAALYQAKAEGRNRVVVFEQRTTD; encoded by the coding sequence ATGACTAAGACCAAATATCATGGTGAGAATTATTCTAATCTTCACATGTTTCAGGGGGTTGGGTATGAGTCTGTCGCATATGTTCTAGAAGAGTGTGCCGTCTTTACCCTAAAGCATGATGAAATTTTAATCTCACCTGATCACCCCAATGATGCGCTCTATATTTTAATTGAGGGGCAGGTGCGTATTCACCTAGGGGATATCCATACAGAACCTTTGTTGATTCTGGATGCTGGGACCTGTGTGGGGGAACTCTCCATTATTGATCAGGGTCGGGCTTCTGCTTATGTCTTAGCGGAAGGGGATGCTAAGGTTTTAACCATTGATGAAGATCGTGTGTGGTCCTTAATCCACTCCTCGCATGGGGTGGCGTGTAATTTATTGAATATTCTCTCTAAGCGCATGCGTCACAACAACCGGGTTATCATTGAAGGTGCCCAACGCCAGCGTAAGCTGGAGACCTATGCGAAGGTTGATCCTCTCACCGGTATTTATAACCGGCGTTGGTTTGATGAGAGTATGAACAGGCAGATGCGCCGGGTCGTTCACAGCCATAAACCGCTCTCATTGATTATGTTGGATGTGGACCATTTTAAAAAATACAACGATACCCATGGGCACCAAGGTGGTGATGTGGCGTTGGTCATGTTAGCCCAAGCCATTAGTCATCACCTGCGACCTGGAGATATTGCCGCGCGTTATGGCGGCGAGGAGTTTGGGGTGGTCTTGCCCGATACCGACAATGCATCCGCACGGATGATTGCAGAACGTCTGCGTACGGCGGTTGCAGATATGTCGATTATGGATGAGGATGGCAAAGCCTTGTCAACCATCACCATCTCTCTGGGGACCGCTCAGACAGGTGGAGAGATCGATACCGTCACGGAGTTGGTTGCTGCAGCGGATGCAGCCCTGTATCAAGCCAAAGCCGAGGGCCGCAACCGCGTGGTAGTGTTTGAACAGCGTACAACCGATTAA
- a CDS encoding tyrosine-type recombinase/integrase, whose protein sequence is MRITDKAIRAFIKQGNKQWLMEPEGFGVRFRSNAKGIPACSFVSRYQKDRKTVQITHGKYPALTLARARELHREIRGMLDRGEDPKKKRSESEAKQKAEESLCTFQIMAERYLETHGKKNLKPSTKKGYESHLKNHIYPKLGRLAPNDITRGDIHQLLDAMLDDGLTVAANRTLSTLKAILNWGLDRGYLEHSPVYRFKMPIREKRNQRYLNDEEIVKFWGSYWGHESVKYILRLVLLTSQRPGEVCQMTWSQIEREWWTIPADIAKNGIAHRVYLSPQALAVLRDVSAQKNRVYLFPALKNRSAYKTRTIGQIDQSVADRMVESNMQKWTPHALRKTGSTILSYLGYSDELIDKLQNHVSGRTNMSRTYVVRTFDKEIEMMLTDLGLYVEKLLQTQFESTVQSSS, encoded by the coding sequence ATGCGCATAACGGATAAAGCAATCAGAGCATTTATCAAGCAGGGTAACAAACAATGGTTGATGGAACCAGAAGGTTTCGGTGTTCGATTTCGCAGCAACGCGAAGGGTATACCGGCCTGTTCTTTTGTTAGTCGATATCAAAAGGACCGCAAAACGGTACAGATTACACATGGAAAATATCCAGCCCTGACGCTGGCCAGAGCCCGAGAACTACATCGTGAAATTAGAGGGATGCTGGATAGAGGGGAAGACCCTAAGAAAAAACGAAGTGAATCTGAAGCCAAACAAAAAGCTGAAGAAAGCCTGTGTACTTTCCAAATAATGGCTGAAAGATACTTAGAAACACACGGCAAAAAGAACCTTAAGCCATCCACCAAAAAAGGCTATGAAAGCCACCTTAAAAACCACATCTACCCCAAGCTTGGCAGGTTGGCCCCTAACGATATTACAAGAGGCGATATCCACCAATTGCTGGATGCCATGCTTGATGATGGTCTGACCGTTGCGGCAAACCGTACCCTCTCAACGCTCAAAGCAATCTTGAACTGGGGGCTTGATCGTGGGTATCTGGAACACTCGCCCGTTTATCGCTTTAAAATGCCGATTCGAGAAAAACGCAATCAACGTTATCTTAATGATGAAGAAATTGTAAAGTTTTGGGGTAGCTACTGGGGGCATGAATCGGTCAAATACATTTTAAGGCTGGTTCTCCTTACATCCCAGAGGCCGGGAGAGGTCTGCCAAATGACCTGGAGTCAGATCGAGCGCGAGTGGTGGACCATCCCCGCAGATATCGCTAAGAACGGTATTGCCCACCGGGTCTATTTAAGTCCTCAAGCTTTGGCCGTCTTGCGTGATGTCTCTGCACAAAAGAACCGTGTATATCTTTTCCCCGCCCTAAAAAATCGATCTGCCTATAAAACCCGAACCATTGGGCAAATTGACCAGTCTGTTGCCGATCGGATGGTGGAGAGCAATATGCAAAAATGGACACCGCATGCTTTAAGAAAAACCGGGTCAACCATTCTTTCATACCTGGGTTATAGTGATGAACTTATAGACAAGCTACAAAACCATGTTTCAGGCCGTACAAATATGAGCCGCACCTATGTGGTCAGAACCTTTGATAAAGAAATTGAAATGATGCTCACTGATCTGGGGCTGTATGTTGAGAAGCTCCTTCAGACTCAGTTTGAATCCACCGTTCAATCATCTTCATAG
- a CDS encoding tetratricopeptide repeat protein → MSKPPHLQLVSPSTSAVTVASPRLQRVRIGDRALNLYDIEELDPLCGISALLWSQPFLSSETFEGLRQWMEQPEEISMRVVVGESLSGKTRMAAELCKQVAEQWCCGFWQSDGGQKGKNRPSSVQMDRPTLIVVDQAPERAEALSGWLYELARHPDQVPYRLRVLFLADHGDPTWGWWRDLLESAGRARLHLSQYFDYSMTEPLTSVFMQPENRFNLLKSLVSHYSPGHSLGSYRPNLPWIEAMSKRDWAEDPLYLWMTAFVMARHEADEALLSLLFEDEPLKAERALGASLGQHLLGQLEGEQEALSLQMILFNTLCNGLTEATLTQHMVPVADSLGIEADRVRMLARRLRYVLKDFFAWPMAGDGRLPPLGPEPVAMAFISTHFLDLPQDHQKTLLKATMHVGGKWPLLQLVLCLHGEQDDQRFSQLAQRVEELVLDPEFPLNDLMDMVDSMPSGFGPVSHLEQTILSHLVHRLDDVVKGEVAHTYFPAFGHYCNMLAYVLSYLQKSEQALSYAQRSVITFEALVDEAPEVFEPDLADALSSCGLRLEEAGNYEEAVSVKDQAKVLFESLASRDPEQFTSGWARALNSLGVTLGGIKDHETAIQYCTQSISLFERLAKIHPRQFAPDYAAALNNTSNVLKEAGRMEEALEWVSRAAQAFDRLYQRDPHLHGANTVKSHSNRTFLLAELGRDEEALAEGEKSLILTREMMVREPEIYRPFMAELCEQFSKPLQRLGQHELSSKLLKESVNFYRELSKQAPHLYEERLASAIYQLADSNFERGDQALALQSVTEAVELYDQLAQRQPSEYNPLLVMALHNQSVVMANQGRTHEAIRAMRRTVGLYGVLELGDEAYLPAHVQALDSLSLFLRDANRNSEAAKVSGEAMVLLLSGYAQLSEEELDRIGPQVCRNRWLLCQGVSNNQGALDALGNLKDILIRRVLRDEAVEDGASLLESWEALIKSLVEDDRKDAAFETMEEAQSWFELHTDQAPEKLALIWLSGQGRMAMVKAQLLVTQGVGEKAMESAQFGTDRLAVLYEMDPLVYGPNMGQGYCEASDCARTLGLMQLAIEYRHKAVAVFDALVLAGQTQFMPTLGTERVNLATLLGREESGLQEAQDELHKACHLWPQCVERQAQSIEPLWVRSLELLALIKQRLGDEEGRYESLKTLVEQQQKMQHIGPALHFSARLTLADCLLEQFEHQPEKDTAQRLEQLHGALMPLEGFKCEIQHAGKLAEMLAIMAEMAFEVDAYQRSQSYAMWGEKLFTQRMVEPVVELRNYVRRARNFQRLAQHLVVEKQFKQAVEMARRAVEICKPLLNQEGQGDIIRPFVAVNHHQYAVCLMLVGQFGAVEPIAKQALMLMYDAFLTQPDSMREGLQSLLNSYENLVFRSHGTPVEKIKSQAWIMPVYTALEQHKPVDNTEANSWLTGLFSKVSQIWKR, encoded by the coding sequence ATGTCTAAACCTCCACATCTGCAGTTAGTTAGTCCATCAACCTCAGCCGTTACCGTTGCATCACCTCGTTTGCAGCGCGTTCGTATTGGGGATCGTGCGCTTAATCTCTATGATATTGAAGAGCTGGATCCACTGTGCGGTATCTCTGCGCTACTCTGGTCACAGCCCTTTCTCAGTTCAGAAACGTTTGAAGGTTTACGCCAGTGGATGGAGCAGCCAGAAGAGATCTCCATGCGTGTGGTGGTTGGAGAGTCGCTATCGGGTAAAACCCGTATGGCTGCTGAACTGTGTAAGCAGGTTGCTGAACAGTGGTGCTGTGGCTTTTGGCAGAGTGATGGGGGGCAAAAAGGTAAAAACCGTCCTTCATCTGTACAGATGGATCGTCCAACACTGATTGTTGTAGATCAGGCCCCGGAACGGGCAGAGGCCCTAAGTGGCTGGCTCTATGAGTTGGCACGGCATCCCGATCAAGTTCCTTATCGTTTAAGAGTGCTGTTTTTAGCCGATCATGGAGATCCTACTTGGGGGTGGTGGCGTGATCTGTTGGAGAGTGCTGGGCGCGCTCGTTTGCATTTAAGTCAGTATTTTGATTACAGCATGACGGAGCCACTCACGTCCGTTTTTATGCAGCCTGAAAATCGCTTTAATTTGCTTAAATCCTTGGTTAGCCACTATAGCCCTGGGCACTCTTTAGGGAGCTATCGGCCTAATTTACCTTGGATAGAGGCTATGTCTAAACGGGATTGGGCGGAAGATCCTCTTTATTTATGGATGACGGCTTTTGTTATGGCCCGGCATGAAGCAGATGAGGCGCTATTAAGCCTGCTGTTTGAGGATGAGCCTTTAAAAGCGGAACGTGCCTTAGGGGCCTCTTTAGGGCAACACCTATTGGGGCAGTTAGAAGGGGAGCAGGAAGCGTTATCTTTGCAGATGATTCTTTTTAACACCCTCTGTAACGGCTTAACCGAAGCCACACTGACGCAGCATATGGTGCCGGTGGCGGACTCTTTGGGGATTGAGGCTGATCGGGTACGTATGTTGGCCCGTCGGTTACGTTATGTCTTAAAGGACTTTTTTGCCTGGCCCATGGCGGGTGATGGACGGCTACCTCCTCTGGGGCCTGAGCCTGTGGCCATGGCTTTTATCTCCACACATTTTCTAGACCTGCCCCAGGATCATCAAAAAACCCTTTTAAAAGCCACCATGCATGTGGGGGGTAAATGGCCCCTGTTGCAGCTGGTGCTCTGCCTGCACGGTGAACAGGATGACCAACGCTTTTCCCAGCTGGCACAGCGGGTAGAAGAGTTGGTTTTAGATCCCGAGTTTCCCCTCAATGATCTGATGGATATGGTGGATAGCATGCCATCTGGGTTTGGTCCGGTCAGTCATTTGGAGCAGACCATCCTGAGCCACTTGGTGCATCGGTTGGATGATGTGGTTAAAGGTGAAGTGGCCCATACCTACTTCCCAGCATTTGGTCACTACTGCAACATGTTGGCCTATGTGCTGAGCTATCTGCAAAAAAGTGAGCAGGCGCTAAGCTATGCCCAGCGTTCTGTCATTACCTTTGAAGCGCTGGTAGATGAAGCGCCGGAGGTCTTTGAGCCAGATCTGGCGGATGCCTTAAGCTCCTGTGGCTTGCGGCTGGAGGAAGCGGGTAACTATGAAGAGGCGGTTAGTGTTAAGGATCAAGCCAAAGTTTTGTTCGAATCCTTGGCCAGTCGCGATCCTGAACAGTTTACCTCAGGTTGGGCCCGAGCACTGAACAGTCTGGGCGTGACCTTAGGGGGGATTAAGGATCATGAAACCGCCATTCAATACTGCACGCAGTCGATTTCTCTCTTTGAGCGTTTAGCCAAAATACATCCACGTCAATTTGCACCTGACTATGCGGCGGCTTTGAACAATACCAGCAATGTGCTCAAAGAAGCGGGTCGTATGGAGGAGGCACTTGAATGGGTGAGTCGTGCGGCTCAGGCGTTTGATCGACTCTACCAACGTGATCCCCACCTTCATGGTGCCAACACGGTAAAATCCCACAGCAATCGTACATTCCTGTTGGCTGAACTGGGGCGGGATGAAGAAGCGCTGGCTGAAGGTGAAAAATCTTTGATCCTTACGCGAGAGATGATGGTGCGTGAACCAGAGATTTATCGCCCTTTTATGGCAGAGCTGTGTGAGCAGTTTAGTAAACCTCTGCAGCGCTTGGGGCAGCATGAATTAAGCAGTAAGCTGCTGAAAGAGTCGGTTAATTTTTATAGAGAGCTTAGCAAGCAGGCCCCTCATCTTTATGAAGAGCGGCTGGCCTCTGCCATTTATCAGTTGGCGGATAGTAACTTTGAACGGGGTGACCAAGCCTTAGCCCTGCAGAGTGTGACAGAAGCTGTTGAGCTGTATGACCAACTGGCTCAACGGCAGCCCTCTGAGTATAACCCGCTCTTGGTCATGGCACTACACAACCAGAGTGTGGTGATGGCCAATCAAGGCCGAACCCATGAAGCCATTCGCGCCATGCGGCGTACCGTAGGGTTGTATGGTGTGTTGGAGTTGGGCGATGAAGCGTATCTGCCAGCCCATGTTCAAGCCCTGGATAGTTTGAGCCTTTTTTTAAGAGATGCCAACCGTAACAGTGAGGCCGCCAAGGTATCAGGCGAAGCGATGGTGCTGTTGCTCTCCGGTTATGCTCAGCTCTCTGAAGAGGAGTTGGACCGTATTGGTCCTCAGGTCTGTCGTAACCGTTGGCTGCTCTGCCAGGGGGTGAGTAACAACCAGGGGGCGCTAGATGCGCTGGGTAATTTAAAAGATATCTTAATCCGGCGGGTCCTTCGGGATGAAGCTGTGGAGGATGGGGCCTCTTTGCTTGAGAGTTGGGAAGCCTTGATCAAAAGTTTGGTTGAGGATGATCGCAAAGATGCCGCGTTTGAAACCATGGAGGAGGCTCAATCTTGGTTTGAGCTACATACAGACCAAGCTCCTGAGAAGCTGGCTTTAATTTGGTTGAGTGGCCAAGGTCGTATGGCCATGGTCAAGGCTCAGCTTTTAGTGACCCAAGGGGTTGGTGAAAAAGCGATGGAGTCGGCTCAATTTGGTACGGATCGGCTGGCTGTTTTGTATGAGATGGATCCTCTGGTCTACGGGCCTAATATGGGGCAGGGGTATTGTGAAGCATCTGACTGTGCCCGTACCTTGGGCCTTATGCAATTGGCCATTGAGTACCGCCACAAGGCCGTGGCGGTATTTGATGCTTTAGTCTTGGCGGGGCAGACTCAGTTTATGCCGACGCTCGGTACGGAGCGGGTCAATTTGGCGACTTTGCTGGGACGTGAAGAGTCGGGTTTGCAAGAGGCCCAAGATGAGTTGCACAAAGCGTGTCATCTCTGGCCCCAATGCGTTGAACGTCAGGCGCAATCCATAGAGCCCCTTTGGGTGCGGTCTTTAGAGCTGTTGGCGCTCATAAAACAGCGTTTGGGGGATGAGGAGGGGCGTTATGAGAGCTTAAAGACACTGGTTGAGCAGCAACAGAAAATGCAGCATATTGGCCCTGCTTTGCACTTTTCAGCCCGTTTAACGTTGGCAGATTGCCTGTTAGAACAGTTTGAGCATCAACCAGAAAAAGATACGGCGCAACGTTTGGAGCAGTTGCACGGTGCGCTCATGCCGCTGGAAGGGTTTAAGTGCGAAATACAACATGCGGGCAAGCTTGCGGAAATGCTGGCGATTATGGCTGAAATGGCGTTTGAGGTCGATGCCTACCAAAGAAGCCAAAGTTACGCCATGTGGGGTGAAAAACTCTTTACCCAACGTATGGTTGAGCCGGTTGTTGAGCTTAGAAATTATGTGCGACGTGCGCGTAATTTTCAACGTCTCGCCCAGCATCTGGTGGTGGAAAAGCAGTTTAAGCAGGCTGTGGAGATGGCCAGACGGGCTGTGGAGATCTGTAAACCCCTACTAAACCAAGAGGGGCAGGGGGACATAATTCGACCTTTTGTTGCGGTTAATCATCATCAATATGCCGTGTGTCTGATGCTGGTGGGGCAGTTCGGGGCGGTAGAGCCTATTGCCAAGCAGGCGTTGATGCTGATGTACGATGCTTTTTTAACGCAACCGGATAGCATGCGAGAAGGGCTACAAAGCCTCTTGAACAGTTATGAAAATTTGGTTTTTCGTAGCCATGGTACCCCGGTAGAAAAAATTAAGAGCCAAGCTTGGATTATGCCCGTTTATACCGCGTTAGAGCAGCATAAACCCGTGGACAATACAGAAGCAAACTCTTGGCTTACCGGGCTTTTTAGTAAAGTCAGTCAGATCTGGAAGCGTTAG
- a CDS encoding ATP-binding cassette domain-containing protein — translation MALLDLKKIRLGYGGPLILDGVDFTIEPGERVCLVGRNGSGKTTLFKVIAGEVQPDEGEVALSKGITIARMVQDVPGALVGSVFDIVAGGLGQTGELIAKYHHAVVQGHAEEMASLHDQLETTPEGWNAQQRIEEALSRLNLDGDQLFANLSGGLKRRALMARAVVSQPDLLLLDEPTNHLDIPSIEWLEAFLKSYRGTLLFITHDRRFLRQLATRIIELDRGQLTSWPGNYDTYLQGKADLLAAEEKQNARFDKKLAQEEVWIRQGIKARRTRNEGRVRALKALRKERRARREQSGNAKMLIQEAARSGRLVVECEQVGYSYDQTPYIRDLTTTLIRGDKVGIIGPNGCGKTTLLNLLLGKLEPQSGDLKLGTRLEIAYFDQHRASLDPNATVQDSVANGRDRLDVNGENRHVIGYLQDFLFSPERARSPVSVLSGGERNRLLLAKLFAQPANMLVLDEPTNDLDAETLELLESHVVNFNGTVLVVSHDREFLNNVVSSTLVFEGDARVKDYPGSYDDWLDQRPEQEKEPVKKSEPKAATKEKTAKKPTKLSYKDQRALDALPGEIEQLEEEKMALEEALADPQIHQREHAEKAAQTSAKLAEVEQLLEEKYTLWDKLESQTTN, via the coding sequence ATGGCGCTTCTGGATCTGAAAAAGATTCGCCTAGGCTACGGCGGTCCCCTCATTCTCGACGGTGTAGACTTTACCATCGAACCGGGCGAACGGGTATGTTTGGTGGGTCGTAATGGTAGTGGAAAAACCACCTTATTCAAAGTGATTGCTGGAGAAGTCCAACCCGATGAAGGTGAGGTTGCCCTATCAAAAGGCATAACCATTGCCCGCATGGTGCAGGATGTCCCTGGTGCTTTGGTTGGCAGTGTTTTTGACATCGTTGCTGGTGGTCTTGGGCAAACGGGAGAGCTTATTGCCAAATATCATCATGCCGTTGTACAGGGTCATGCTGAAGAGATGGCCTCACTGCATGACCAGTTGGAAACAACCCCTGAAGGGTGGAATGCCCAACAACGTATTGAAGAAGCTCTGTCCCGCCTAAATCTTGATGGTGATCAACTCTTTGCCAATCTATCTGGGGGGCTTAAACGGCGTGCCCTTATGGCCCGCGCTGTGGTATCTCAACCGGATCTGCTGCTTCTGGATGAGCCCACTAACCATCTGGATATCCCATCCATTGAGTGGTTGGAAGCTTTTCTTAAAAGCTACCGGGGCACACTCTTATTTATCACCCACGACCGGCGCTTCCTACGTCAACTGGCTACCCGCATTATTGAGCTAGATCGAGGTCAGCTAACCAGTTGGCCGGGTAACTATGATACCTACCTGCAAGGCAAAGCCGATCTCCTGGCTGCTGAAGAGAAACAGAATGCCCGTTTTGATAAGAAATTGGCCCAGGAGGAGGTTTGGATTCGCCAGGGTATTAAAGCCCGACGTACCCGTAATGAAGGACGGGTACGTGCCCTCAAGGCACTGCGCAAAGAGCGCCGTGCCCGCCGGGAACAATCTGGCAATGCCAAGATGCTTATTCAGGAGGCTGCACGCTCAGGGCGGCTGGTGGTGGAGTGTGAACAGGTCGGGTACAGCTATGACCAGACCCCCTACATTCGCGATCTAACCACAACACTGATCCGTGGAGATAAAGTAGGCATTATCGGCCCCAACGGCTGTGGAAAAACCACCCTTCTGAATCTGCTGCTGGGGAAACTCGAGCCACAAAGTGGCGATCTTAAACTGGGCACCCGCTTAGAGATCGCCTACTTTGATCAACACCGCGCCAGCCTTGATCCCAACGCCACGGTACAAGACAGTGTCGCCAATGGCCGTGACCGTTTGGATGTCAATGGCGAGAACCGCCATGTCATCGGCTACCTACAGGATTTTCTTTTCTCGCCAGAACGGGCCCGCTCCCCTGTCTCGGTACTCTCAGGGGGGGAACGTAATCGACTCCTGCTAGCCAAGCTGTTTGCTCAGCCCGCCAACATGTTGGTTTTAGACGAACCCACCAACGATCTGGACGCTGAAACACTGGAGTTGCTGGAATCTCATGTTGTCAACTTTAATGGCACGGTTCTGGTGGTCAGCCACGATCGGGAGTTTCTCAACAACGTGGTCTCTTCCACCTTGGTGTTTGAAGGGGATGCACGGGTTAAAGACTACCCTGGTAGCTACGATGATTGGTTAGATCAACGCCCTGAACAGGAAAAAGAGCCGGTTAAAAAGTCAGAACCCAAGGCAGCCACTAAAGAGAAAACCGCTAAAAAGCCCACCAAGTTGAGCTATAAAGACCAACGGGCACTGGATGCCTTACCGGGAGAGATCGAACAACTGGAAGAGGAAAAAATGGCCCTGGAGGAAGCTCTGGCCGATCCGCAGATCCATCAACGGGAACATGCGGAAAAAGCGGCTCAAACCTCAGCAAAACTGGCTGAGGTTGAACAGCTCTTAGAGGAAAAATATACACTTTGGGATAAGCTGGAGTCTCAAACCACCAACTAA
- a CDS encoding helix-turn-helix transcriptional regulator: MGSMEEAIQLSMIEALQQSGLLKELKSLREEVSQLRKTTAHNSEDRVISSSELQKLLGVSRTTINEMLRTGRLPKPVQLSNSRKGWSMKMIERWIQTESEGASQHTAPDQ; this comes from the coding sequence ATGGGAAGCATGGAAGAAGCCATCCAACTATCAATGATCGAAGCACTTCAACAAAGCGGATTACTGAAGGAGCTAAAATCTTTGCGCGAAGAGGTTTCTCAGCTCAGAAAAACAACAGCGCACAATAGTGAAGATCGTGTAATCTCCAGCAGTGAACTGCAAAAACTGCTGGGTGTATCCCGAACAACTATAAATGAAATGCTCAGAACAGGGCGGTTACCCAAGCCTGTTCAACTTTCCAATTCCCGGAAAGGTTGGTCTATGAAGATGATTGAACGGTGGATTCAAACTGAGTCTGAAGGAGCTTCTCAACATACAGCCCCAGATCAGTGA